In the Pirellulales bacterium genome, one interval contains:
- the obgE gene encoding GTPase ObgE, producing MFVDRVEIDVAAGNGGNGAVSFRREKFIPRGGPDGGDGGHGGSVVLRAQPGVDSLAALAHRKHWRAEHGQPGGSSDCYGRSAEDLVLLVPPGTVVIDAGSGLALKDLVEPGQEVIAAHGGKGGKGNAAFKTATNRAPRESTPGDQGEHRRLILELKVIADVGLVGKPNAGKSTMLARLSRAQPEIAPYPFTTKYPNLGIVYFTPDHSFVLADLPGLIEGAHAGVGLGHEFLRHIQRAGILVHLVEPTPIDGSDPLANYHIIRSELEHYSAELGTRPEIAVVTKCELPGAEDVRAKLTADIGREVWAVSAVTGQGLDKLLWQIDRLLQEQKQAAGETTAPALTPGS from the coding sequence ATGTTTGTCGATCGTGTAGAAATTGATGTCGCTGCAGGAAACGGCGGAAACGGCGCGGTTAGTTTCCGCCGCGAAAAATTTATTCCCCGCGGCGGTCCCGATGGCGGCGATGGGGGCCACGGCGGCAGCGTTGTGCTGCGTGCTCAACCGGGCGTTGATAGTTTGGCGGCCCTTGCGCATCGCAAACATTGGCGCGCCGAACATGGCCAACCCGGCGGATCGAGCGATTGCTACGGCCGCAGCGCGGAAGATTTGGTGCTGTTGGTGCCGCCGGGCACGGTGGTGATCGATGCCGGTTCTGGTTTGGCGCTCAAGGACCTGGTGGAACCCGGCCAAGAAGTCATTGCCGCGCACGGGGGAAAAGGGGGCAAAGGAAATGCAGCGTTCAAAACCGCCACGAATCGCGCACCGCGCGAAAGCACTCCCGGCGATCAGGGAGAACATCGCCGGTTGATATTGGAATTGAAAGTAATCGCCGATGTGGGTCTCGTTGGCAAACCCAACGCCGGCAAAAGCACAATGTTGGCGCGGCTTTCCCGCGCTCAGCCTGAAATTGCCCCTTATCCGTTCACCACCAAGTACCCGAACCTGGGCATTGTCTATTTCACCCCCGATCATTCTTTCGTGCTGGCCGATTTGCCCGGCCTGATCGAAGGCGCACACGCTGGAGTGGGCTTGGGGCACGAGTTTTTGCGACACATACAGCGGGCTGGTATTTTGGTGCATTTGGTGGAACCAACGCCGATCGACGGTTCTGATCCACTGGCCAATTACCACATCATCCGCAGCGAATTGGAGCATTACTCGGCCGAGTTGGGCACACGGCCCGAAATTGCAGTCGTCACCAAGTGCGAACTCCCCGGCGCCGAAGATGTGCGGGCCAAACTTACAGCCGACATCGGGCGCGAGGTGTGGGCCGTTAGCGCGGTGACGGGACAGGGTCTCGACAAACTGCTGTGGCAAATCGATCGATTGTTGCAAGAACAGAAACAGGCTGCGGGCGAAACAACTGCGCCTGCGTTGACCCCGGGCTCCTGA
- a CDS encoding type III pantothenate kinase, translated as MQSLLAVDIGNTRIKLGLFAAPAENLRRERIGLPVPSHTHAMPTEGWNPLALQQCLADVPAETPWWIASVNRPAAAKLTDWIQQRWPVRMLEYTDLPITAAVEHPERVGIDRLAGAVAANRLRDPARGAIIVGAGSAITVDLVTADGVFCGGAILPGIALSARALDQFTDLLPLSPMNELGSPPPALGTSTLAAIHSGLFWGAVGAIRELIGRLSESLPAPSSGKASALQIFLTGGAAPSVAQQLDPAARFVEHLVLAGIVLAKP; from the coding sequence ATGCAGTCGCTCCTCGCTGTCGACATTGGCAATACCCGGATCAAACTTGGTCTGTTTGCTGCGCCGGCGGAAAATTTGCGGAGAGAGCGAATCGGTTTACCCGTGCCCAGTCACACGCACGCCATGCCTACGGAGGGATGGAATCCGCTAGCCCTGCAGCAGTGTCTGGCCGATGTCCCCGCGGAAACGCCGTGGTGGATTGCCAGCGTCAATCGTCCCGCCGCCGCCAAGCTAACTGATTGGATTCAACAGCGCTGGCCGGTGCGAATGTTGGAGTACACCGATTTGCCGATTACCGCCGCGGTCGAGCACCCCGAGCGCGTGGGAATCGACCGCTTGGCCGGCGCCGTCGCGGCCAACCGCTTGCGCGACCCGGCGCGGGGCGCAATTATTGTCGGCGCGGGCAGCGCCATCACAGTCGATTTGGTCACCGCCGACGGTGTGTTTTGCGGCGGCGCTATTCTGCCTGGCATTGCGCTTTCGGCCCGAGCACTCGATCAATTCACCGATTTGTTGCCGCTGAGTCCAATGAACGAACTGGGCTCGCCACCCCCGGCTTTAGGCACTTCCACGCTTGCTGCCATTCACAGTGGACTGTTTTGGGGAGCCGTGGGGGCCATTCGCGAATTGATTGGACGCTTGTCCGAATCGTTGCCGGCGCCATCATCCGGCAAGGCGAGTGCTTTGCAGATATTTCTCACCGGTGGAGCAGCTCCGTCGGTGGCGCAACAACTGGACCCGGCGGCTAGGTTTGTGGAGCATTTGGTGCTGGCGGGCATTGTTCTGGCAAAGCCATGA
- a CDS encoding GTPase, with product MTGRAFTTVAMLTPAGRGAVAVVAVEGALAMDWVQRFFRPKALRCVADAPPGKIIYGRWGSEPAEDVLICRRSSDYLEVHCHGGSAAVRRIIEDLVTAGATEQVWSAHNVRHETSPIRAAARIALAQATTARTAEILLDQYHGALESALGEILTNIDGKAESLSTAKALTERLLSRASLGLHLTQPWRVVVAGPPNVGKSSLVNALVGYQRAIVFDQPGTTRDVVTALTAISGWPIQLCDTAGWRVSDDPLEAAGVARSQQQATSADCLLLVFDITRPWSDANQQLLDERNQALIVHNKCDLLSRDEAPTEGKVGCGRTNSVLVSAVSGQGLELLSQRIVEQLVPLFPQPGEAIPFSSDQIERLQAAAASLTAGHASAAKAELLALLASADTAE from the coding sequence ATGACCGGCCGCGCTTTCACCACCGTTGCCATGTTGACGCCTGCCGGACGCGGTGCGGTGGCGGTGGTGGCCGTTGAAGGCGCACTGGCGATGGACTGGGTACAGCGTTTTTTCCGGCCAAAGGCTCTCCGTTGCGTTGCTGATGCACCGCCAGGAAAAATCATTTATGGCCGCTGGGGAAGCGAACCGGCCGAAGACGTGCTCATCTGCCGCCGGAGTTCGGATTATCTCGAAGTGCATTGCCACGGCGGTTCCGCGGCAGTGCGCCGCATTATCGAGGACTTAGTTACGGCAGGCGCAACGGAGCAAGTGTGGTCAGCGCACAATGTCCGCCACGAAACTTCGCCGATTCGTGCAGCAGCGCGAATCGCACTAGCGCAAGCAACCACAGCCCGGACGGCGGAGATTTTGCTCGATCAATATCACGGCGCGTTGGAATCCGCCTTGGGCGAAATTCTGACGAACATTGACGGCAAGGCTGAAAGCCTTTCGACCGCGAAGGCTCTGACGGAAAGGTTGCTTTCCCGCGCTTCGTTGGGGCTGCATCTTACCCAACCGTGGCGTGTGGTCGTGGCTGGCCCGCCCAATGTCGGAAAGAGCAGCCTGGTTAACGCTCTGGTCGGTTATCAGCGTGCCATCGTGTTTGACCAGCCCGGCACCACTCGCGATGTGGTGACCGCCTTGACGGCCATATCGGGTTGGCCGATACAGCTATGCGATACGGCCGGATGGCGCGTGAGCGACGATCCGCTGGAAGCCGCCGGAGTGGCGCGGTCCCAACAGCAAGCGACCTCCGCAGATTGCTTGCTGCTAGTGTTCGATATCACGCGGCCGTGGTCGGATGCAAATCAGCAATTGTTGGATGAGAGGAACCAGGCGTTGATTGTTCACAATAAGTGCGATCTGTTGAGCCGCGACGAGGCGCCGACGGAGGGCAAAGTTGGCTGTGGTCGGACAAACTCTGTGCTGGTGAGCGCGGTAAGTGGTCAAGGCCTGGAGCTACTGTCGCAAAGAATTGTCGAACAGCTTGTACCGCTTTTTCCACAACCAGGCGAAGCCATACCGTTTAGCAGCGATCAGATCGAACGCCTGCAAGCGGCGGCAGCCTCGTTGACGGCCGGCCACGCCTCGGCTGCGAAAGCTGAGTTGCTGGCGCTGCTGGCATCGGCGGACACTGCGGAATGA